Below is a genomic region from Fusobacterium nucleatum.
CTATATTCAAGTATTTCTTAATATCTCTTTTTATAAATCCCATATCAAAAGGTGCATTATGTGCAACCAAAACTGCATCTCCAATAAAGTCTACAAACTTCCCAATTACCTCATCTATTTTAGGTTCATTAGCAACTTGTTCATCTGTTATGCTTGTAATTTCAGTAATATGATATGGAATAGGTCTTCCTGGATTAATAAGTTGTGAATATCTATCCACTATTCTTCCAGCTTTTATTTTTACTGCTCCAATTTCTATAATTTCATTAGTATGTGAATTTAAACCAGTAGTTTCTATATCAAATACTACAAATTCTTCATCATCAATTTTTTTATCTTTTGGATTGGTAACCATAGGTGCTTCATCATCTATCATATACATTTCACAACCAAAAATAGCTTTCATTTTTTCCTCATCTGTTGAAAACTTTTTAGCTGTTTTAAATGCAGCTGGATATGAATGTACTACTGAATAATCTGTAATAGCTATTGCTTTATGTCCATATTCCTTAGCTCTTTTTATGATATCTTCAACATCAGTTACTCCAACCATTTCACTCATTTTTGTATGTGCATGTAACTCAACCATTTTTTCTTCTGCTGTATCTTCTTTTTTGGTATTTTCTTTTTCCAAGATATTTATAGCATTTATCATTAAAGTTTTTTCATTTCCAGCATAAGTATCTAGTTGAAGCTTACCACTTAATTTCAAAAACATTCCTTCATGAATATCTAATTTGTCATTTTCATCTAAAAATATTTTAGAAGTAAGAGAACTTTCTCCATCTGTAACTCTTATAGTTCTTAAAATTTTACCACTTTTCAATGTCATATCTTCCATTGAAAAAATTTCTCCTTCAACTATACAAGTTTCACCATCATATAAATCATAAAAATCTTTTATTGAGATAGTTTCTCCTTTTATTTCTCTTGTTTTTGAACCCCTTTTAAAATCATTTTTAGCTTTATATACTTGTGTTTCAGAAGTAGAATTAGTTTTTACTATTTTTTCTCTTTCAGCATTTATAGTATCTTGATGTTTTTCTATATCCATTTTAATTTTTTCTTCAATATTTGAAGTTTCTTTTGAAAAATCTCCAACACTAAAAATTATTTCATAATTTTTTATACCATATTCATTTAGAATGTTTTCTATTTTTGAAGAAATTTTTACTTCTTCTAACATAAATTTTGTATTTTCATCATTAAGTTCTATAATTATATAATTTGCTTTAATATGTAGCTTATAAAAACACAAAAAGGACTTAGAGGTTGTATTTTTAGTTTTCAACCTTTCTATAGCCCTAATTGCAATAGTTTTTATTTCTTCATCTTTTAAAGATAAATTTTTATTATCTGTTATAAACTCTATTTCCAGTTCTCTACCAAACTTTGAAAGGACATCTTTGTATATTATATCTATGTCATCTATACAATTCATAGATGATACAGCACAATTAAAAGTTATCCTCTTAGTCCTTGTATTTAAGAGAATAGTTTTTATTTCTATACTTTTGACACCTAACTTAGAAAAAACTTCCATATTAGGCTCTATAATAATTTGCCTATTATTCATCTTAATTTTCTCCAAATAATCTATCCAAAATTATTGCAACAGCTGCTCTAACTGATAGATGATTATACTTTGAATTAGCTCTTATTGGTTCTAATATATAATCAGACATAGCCATCACTTCATCAGTTAGTCCCCAACCAGTACCAAAAAGTAAAAGATAAGGTTTATCATCCTCAAATATTTGTTTAGATAAATCTTTATAACTTATACTATTATTAAATATTCTAGCAGAAGTTGTTATAATTAAAGGTTTTTGTTCCTCAATTTTTTCTATTTCTTCTACAACTGCTTCTATACTTTCTGTAACATCTGTAACTCTAAATGCTTGTTCTCTATCTTTGTTATATTGCCCACCTGTACCATCTTGCCAATATCCTATTATTCTTTCTGTTAATTTTTTTTGTGCATCAACAGGT
It encodes:
- a CDS encoding RNA methyltransferase, encoding MRNKVYLSLVHYPVYNRNKDIVCTSVTNFDIHDISRSCGTYEIKGYRLVVPVDAQKKLTERIIGYWQDGTGGQYNKDREQAFRVTDVTESIEAVVEEIEKIEEQKPLIITTSARIFNNSISYKDLSKQIFEDDKPYLLLFGTGWGLTDEVMAMSDYILEPIRANSKYNHLSVRAAVAIILDRLFGEN